A region of the Candidatus Deferrimicrobium sp. genome:
TTCGGAGATCGACAGCTCCGTGATCCTCCATTCCAGGGCGCCCGGCAGGCCGACCATCTCGAGGAGCCGACCCACGCGGTCTTTCCGCTCGCTTTCCCGCATGCCGCCCCCTGCGAGGGCGGATCGGCGAAAGAGGTCCCCTACAACCAGACGCGCGTCGGCGACCGTTTGTTCCGGGACGTGGCCGCAGGAAGCGCGCCAGGCGCGGGCAAGGGCGGCGTTCCCGCGGTACAGGGACTCCCCGGAGACGACGACGTCCCCGGCGTCCGGCTTGCGCTCTCCGCGGAGGATGGAGAGGAGCAACGTCTTCCCCGACGACGGTGGTCCGGCAATAAACCACGCGCCGGCGTCCTCGAACGCGAAGTCGAGCCCGTCCCAGAGGGTTGTCCTCCGGGAGAACACCCCCAGCCGGAACCCCTCGATCATCGGTCCCCGGGGTCCCCTTCGGGAGACACGATATCCCCGGCCATCAACCGCCGGATCTCCTCGAGGTGCTGCGCCTTCATCCGGTCCTTGAGATCGCCCTGCCAGTCCGGCCGCCCGAGCAGGTCCTCGTAGGACGTGCGGACACTGTCGAGGATCGCCCCGCCCTGGAAGGCGTGGGTGATGATCTGAGGGTTGTCCTTCCCCCCGTCCTCCGTCTGGACGTGATAGACCTTTCCCCGAAACCGGATGTTGTGATTGAATCCAGAGAGCATCCTCATCTGTGGTCCACCCATATCCCCTTCGCCTCTTCTCTTCCGGTTCGCGTCGCGCAGGCCCGCTACAGGACCACGCGGCCCACGTCGGGCAGCTCCCGGCCGAAAAATTCCTTACCCACCCGCGCGAACCGCTCCGGGTCGTCCGTAACGAGGAACTCGACCTCTCCCGGAGCACCGTTCCGCCGGACCTGCGTCTCGGAGAGCAGGATGTCGACGACCCGGGCGGCCTCCTCGGCGGAGTCGATCAGAACGGTGCCCCCTCCGAGGTATTCCCGGATCGGCCCCTTTAGCACGGGATAATGCGTACAGCCGAGGATCAGCGCGTCGAGCGGATCCGTAAGGAACGGCGCAAGGTATTCCGCGATCACCGCACGCGTGATCGCGTTGTCGGTCCACCCCTCCTCCGCCAGCGAGACAAGGAGGGGACACGGGATCGACCGGACCCGGGCCGAGGGAACGGAGAGCCGCAGTGCCTCCTCGTATGCCCCGGAACGAACCGTCCCGAGCGTCCCGATGACGCCGATCGTCCGCTTTTCGGGCAGGGCGGCGGCGCGCCGAACGCACGGATCCACCATCCCCACCACCGGGATCTTGTAGATCTTCCGAAGGACCGGAAGGGCGAGGGACGACGCGGTGTTGCACGCCACAACGAGGAGTTTGATGTCGCGGATCCGGATCAGGTGGTTCGCGATCTCGATCGCGTACCGCGTGACGGTCTCCGCGGACTTCCCTCCATAGGGAACACGGGCCGTGTCGCCGAGATAGACGAACCGCTCCGACGGAAGAGCGGACACCAGTTCCCGCAGGACGGTCAACCCTCCCACACCGGAATCGAACACGCCTACCGGGTTTTCCAAGCCTGCTCCTGAAGCCTTTGATTTTTTTAAGTTAAAACGCTATCGTATCAATGTCAACCGAGCGTCGTCCGAATGGGGGACCCCGTGGATCGGATCATCGATTTTTTCACGAGCAAGTCTCTCACGGAAATGGCCGCCGACCCCCGCGTCCTTTTCGTAACAGTAGCCGTCTTCGTCCTGGCGGTCCTGTTCCGCTGGAAATACGTGCTCCTCTTCCTGTTCGCTGTCGGCGCGACGATGACCGTCCTGCGGTACACGGGCGGGGGAGGCGCGTCGGAAACCATCGTCGACCAGAACATGATTCTATTCATCGGCGGGACGATCGTGATCGCAATCGTCCTCATCTATTTCATCTTCATCCGGGACTGACCCCACGCAGCGCGTCGGTTTCACCACCACCATTCCCATCGAGATCCTCCTCGCGGCGGGACGCGTCCCCGTCGACCTGAACAACGTGTTCATCGCGTCGGAACTCCCCGGGGATTTTATCCGCTGCGCCGAGACCGACGGGTTCCCGCGCAACTGCTGCGGCTGGATCAAGGGGATCTACGGCGTGGTCCGCCGGTGCGACTTCCGCGAGATCGTCGCCGTCACGCAGGGAGATTGCAGTTTCACCCAGGCGCTGATGGAAGTGCTGCGGTACAAGGGGGTGTCGGTGGTCCCGTTCGCCTTCCCGTTCGATCGCGACCGCGACTTCCTCTCCCGGGAACTGGCGAAGATGGCCGCGCGCTTCGGGACGACGGTCTCGGAAGGGGAACGGTGGAAGGTGCGCCTCGACAGCGTCCGCCGCCTCGCCACCGAGATCGACCGCATGACGTGGGAAGAGGGGAAGGTCACCGGAGAGGAGAACCACCGGTGGCTGGTC
Encoded here:
- a CDS encoding ATP-binding cassette domain-containing protein — protein: MIEGFRLGVFSRRTTLWDGLDFAFEDAGAWFIAGPPSSGKTLLLSILRGERKPDAGDVVVSGESLYRGNAALARAWRASCGHVPEQTVADARLVVGDLFRRSALAGGGMRESERKDRVGRLLEMVGLPGALEWRITELSISERVRACLAAELVRGPKVLFCDGVVAGAGIPWREMLWGLFRALARGGNTVVLAERTIPERWAIAAGDAEPVGPFRVYRLPVPESKGEPG
- the murI gene encoding glutamate racemase, translating into MENPVGVFDSGVGGLTVLRELVSALPSERFVYLGDTARVPYGGKSAETVTRYAIEIANHLIRIRDIKLLVVACNTASSLALPVLRKIYKIPVVGMVDPCVRRAAALPEKRTIGVIGTLGTVRSGAYEEALRLSVPSARVRSIPCPLLVSLAEEGWTDNAITRAVIAEYLAPFLTDPLDALILGCTHYPVLKGPIREYLGGGTVLIDSAEEAARVVDILLSETQVRRNGAPGEVEFLVTDDPERFARVGKEFFGRELPDVGRVVL